The genomic DNA CCTGGTCGAGGCGGGGGTCGACGGCCTCACCCTGTACCAGGAGACCTACGATCGCGCCCTGTATGCCCGGGTCCATCCCTTCGGCCGAAAAGCCGACTACGGCTGGAGGCTCGCGGGGCCCGAGCGGGGTGCGGCGGCGGGCATGCGCCGCGTGGGGATCGGGGCGCTCCTGGGCCTCGGGCCCTGGCGTGAGGAGGCGGTGGCACTGGCGCTGCATGCCCTTTGGCTGCAGCAGGAGCACTGGCAGACCCAGGTGTGCGTCTCCTTTCCCCGGCTGCGGCGGGCGACGGGCGGGTTCGTTCCCCCCTTTCCCGTCGACGACCCCTCCCTGGTGCAGCTGGCGTGTGCCCTGCGCCTGCTCTTACCCGACGCCGGCCTGGTCCTCTCCACCCGCGAGGCGCCGGCCTTTCGAGACGGGCTGGCGCAGATCTGCCTCACCCACATGAGCGCGGGGTCGTGCACGGAGCCGGGGGGGTACGCCCACCCGGGGGAGGCGGAAGGGCAGTTCTCGGTGGAGGACGCCCGGCCTGCGGCCGAGGTCGCCGCGCGGCTGCTCTCCCTGGGGCTCGAGCCCGTCTGGAAGGACTGGGATGCCGCCTTCGTCGGCGAGGCCTTCCTCGCGGGGGCGCCGGGCGCCGTTCCCGCGAGCTCGGCGCGAAAGGAGGCCCCATGCGGGTGACGGTCAACGGCGAGGACCGGGAGCTCCCGGAAGGAACCACGCTCTCCGAGCTCCTCGCGCAGCTCGGCGTGAACCGCGCTGCCGTGGTCGTGGAGCGCAACGGCCGGGTGGTGGGTCGCGAGGAGCACGACGCGGTCTGCCTGGGCCACCGCGACCGGTTGGAGATCGTACGGTTCGTGGCGGGGGGCTGATGGTGCCACGGGAGGAGGGGGGGCTCCGGAGCTGGACCCCCCGGCTCAAGGCCGTCATCGTTCTGTGTTTCCTGGCCAACCTCCTCTGTCTCCTGGTCCGGATCAACGTCTCCATTGCCGCGCCTCTCATCTCCACCGAGTTCGGGTGGGACGAGGCACGCATGGGGCTCGTCTTCTCCTCGTTTTTCGCCGGGTACGTGCTCTTCATGATCCCGGGGGGCGTTCTGGCAGACCGGTACGGGTCCCGGCGGGTCCTCG from Thermodesulfobacteriota bacterium includes the following:
- the thiH gene encoding 2-iminoacetate synthase ThiH, whose amino-acid sequence is MSFEAFLGRQPLARYAQIAHSATPRDVESALGRPTIDFDAFLALLSPAAATYLEPMARRAQEITRVRFGRVIQMYAPLYVSNVCSNGCLYCGFNRSNAVRRTTLRFDQAEGEAAILHARGFRSLLLVSGEAPQAVSVAYFEALVRRLHGLFPSLSLEIYPLETEEYARLVEAGVDGLTLYQETYDRALYARVHPFGRKADYGWRLAGPERGAAAGMRRVGIGALLGLGPWREEAVALALHALWLQQEHWQTQVCVSFPRLRRATGGFVPPFPVDDPSLVQLACALRLLLPDAGLVLSTREAPAFRDGLAQICLTHMSAGSCTEPGGYAHPGEAEGQFSVEDARPAAEVAARLLSLGLEPVWKDWDAAFVGEAFLAGAPGAVPASSARKEAPCG
- the thiS gene encoding sulfur carrier protein ThiS, with amino-acid sequence MRVTVNGEDRELPEGTTLSELLAQLGVNRAAVVVERNGRVVGREEHDAVCLGHRDRLEIVRFVAGG